A single Polyodon spathula isolate WHYD16114869_AA chromosome 6, ASM1765450v1, whole genome shotgun sequence DNA region contains:
- the si:ch211-266g18.9 gene encoding transforming growth factor-beta receptor-associated protein 1: MSLDVFSLTLTIENQPAGNEKDDLNFCCLESCGKNLYVGTKDCLVLHFVLPDLSQPGNEKTCPQQKEVKKRHLGTKKPIRQLKASPILTRLLVLSDSAVSVLNMFSLEPIQTMQKIRNVALFEVNEMAAFTDPVFIELFVVASKKKAIYIYAVSTDKWECVKEVPFPEEPLALAVDRSCLCVAMSERYILHKHTNGTTQELFPYDKVKQNPIIKVVGRGEFLLNGPGSLGMFVTNCGISQRPPLQWPEQIYMAAVYFPYVVTLDSEALRVYSILDQQQKQLIPFQKGCILVSSQERVFVLTSREIYSLIPVQIEEQIETLLSREQASEALDLVKGARAVIPKNKYKAVYQYVLQQAGFIKFFQECFSEAKELFIKGHLDPREVIALYPDSPPLSTTFKQPRPSVCNIKDLNQMKKGDPERLQRYKQFLVDFLSAIRLTEQAQLYKEQVDNALLKLYAESGGEELIHLLSTNNACQLNECVHCLEKHKRYFALGFLYHSQDQDYNAIQTWIQIADGYLHESTEKDIHRHIVEFLSFQQKRELVWKYADWALQKNQEVGVQIFTKRPQREQETFSYEEVIGFLKQYQLALMLYLEYLVTARNSKEERYHTLLAMSYLEHVLKLLEKNDRDKITFFGTRTKLQDLLHESSFYNVSVIQDKVLDTELHTEKAILYSKQGKHDKALWNLVHKEQDFQAAERYCQRNSQGKDKAFRSMLFCTLLKIYLDSTTCNTNELVTAAVDLLNNNVAVFDIVSVLQILPDSWSLQLLSRFLVESMRISIHYRRMESMEKSLAQAEHLRYRYSRAKATEGIVKVAKERTCQVCHKSFTEPTFLWSLSGILTHTHCARRETHSDPKFNSGT, encoded by the exons atgaGCCTGGATGTGTTTAGCCTCACGCTCACAATTGAAAACCAGCCTGCTGGAAATGAAAAGGATGATTTAAATTTTTGCTGCTTGGAATCCTGTGGGAAAAACCTGTATGTTGGAACAAAAGATTGTTTGGTGCTCCATTTTGTTTTGCCTGACTTGAGCCAACCGGGGAATGAGAAAACATGCCCACAACAAAAAGAGGTTAAGAAGAGACACCTGGGGACAAAGAAGCCGATCAGGCAGCTAAAGGCCTCACCGATACTGACCCGTCTGCTGGTGCTCTCTGACAGTGCCGTCAGTGTGCTGAACATGTTTAGTCTAGAACCCATCCAAACCATGCAGAAAATCCGCAATGTTGCACTGTTTGAAGTCAATGAGATGGCTGCGTTTACAGACCCAGTGTTCATTGAGCTGTTTGTTGTGGCCTCAAAGAAGAAAGCCATTTATATCTATGCTGTTTCAACTGACAAATGGGAATGTGTGAAGGAAGTGCCATTTCCAGAGGAGCCCTTGGCACTGGCTGTGGATAGGAGCTGTCTCTGCGTGGCAATGTCAGAACGGTACATCCTTCATAAGCACACGAATGGAACTACCCAAGAGCTTTTTCCTTATGATAAAGTGAAACAAAACCCCATAATTAAAGTGGTTGGGAGAGGAGAATTTCTTTTGAATGGACCAGGATCTTTGG GAATGTTTGTTACAAACTGTGGCATTTCTCAGCGTCCACCTCTACAATGGCCAGAGCAGATATACATGGCTGCTGTATATTTCCCATATGTTGTAACACTGGACAGTGAAGCTTTAAGAGTTTATAGTATTCTGGACCAGCAACAAAAACAGCTCATCCCTTTTCAGAAAGGATGTATTCTAGTGTCATCACAAG AAAGAGTTTTTGTATTGACCAGCAGAGAAATCTACAGCCTGATACCAGTTCAAATAGAAGAGCAAATCGAAACCTTACTGAGCAGAGAACAGGCTTCTGAAGCTCTGGATCTTGTCAAAGGAGCACGGGCTGtcattccaaaaaataaatacaag GCAGTGTATCAGTATGTTCTTCAACAAGCCGGATTTATAAAGTTCTTCCAGGAATGCTTTTCTGAAGCCAAGGAACTTTTCAT CAAAGGCCATCTTGACCCCAGAGAAGTCATTGCCTTGTATCCTGATTCCCCGCCTCTCAGTACAACCTTTAAACAGCCTCGTCCCTCAGTGTGCAACATTAAGGATCTCAATCAGATGAAAAAGGGAGATCCTGAAAGGCTTCAGCGATACAAACAATTTCTTGTGGATTTCTTGAGTGCAATCCGTCTGACTGAGCAGGCGCAGCTCTACAAGGAACAGGTTGACAATGCTCTGCTGAAGCTGTACGCAGAGAGTGGAGGCGAAGAATTAATCCACTTGCTGTCCACTAACAATGCATGCCAGCTGAATGAGTGTGTTCACTGTCTAGAGAAACACAAGAG ATACTTTGCTTTGGGCTTCCTTTATCACAGCCAAGACCAGGATTACAATGCTATTCAG ACATGGATTCAAATTGCTGATGGTTATCTTCATGAATCTACAGAGAAAGATATCCACAGGCATATAGTGGAGTTCCTTAGCTTTCAACAGAAAAGAGAGCTTGTCTGGAAATATGCTGATTGGGCTTTGCAGAAGAACCAGGAG GTTGGAGTACAGATCTTCACAAAGCGTCCTCAGAGAGAACAGGAAACCTTCAGTTATGAAGAAGTCATTGGTTTTTTAAAGCAATACCAGCTGGCCTTAATGCTATACCTTGAGTATTTGGTTACTGCCCGTAATTCAAAG GAGGAGAGATACCATACTCTCTTAGCAATGTCATACCTTGAGCATGTACTGAAGTTACTGGAAAAGAATGACAGGGACAAAATAACTTTCTTTGGAACAAGGACTAAATTGCAGGACCTGCTTCATGAGTCTTCCTTTTACAATGTTTCCGTTATACAAG ACAAAGTACTGGATACAGAATTGCACACAGAAAAAGCAATTCTGTACAGCAAACAAGGAAAGCATGACAAAGCTCTGTGGAACTTGGTTCACAAAGAGCAGGATTTTCAAGCAGCAGAGAGGTACTGTCAGAGAAATTCTCAAGGCAAGGACAAGGCCTTTAGAAGCATGCTGTTCTGTACTTTGCTAAAGATCTATCTGGATTCAACCACCTGCAACACAAATGAACTAGTGACTGCAGCAGTGGACCTGCTGAACAATAACGTGGCTGTCTTTGACATCGTCAGTGTCCTACAAATACTTCCTGATTCCTGGTCACTACAGCTGCTATCCAGGTTTCTGGTTGAGTCTATGAGAATCAGTATACACTACCGGAGAATGGAGAGCATGGAGAAGAGTTTGGCTCAAGCCGAACACCTTAGGTACAGGTATTCAAGG GCTAAAGCTACAGAAGGAATCGTAAAAGTAGCAAAAGAAAGGACCTGTCAAGTGTGTCACAAATCTTTCACAGAACCTACATTTCTTTGGAGCCTGAGTGGAATATTaacgcacacacactgtgcacGCAGAGAAACACACAGCGACCCGAA ATTTAATTCAGGGacatga
- the LOC121317585 gene encoding four and a half LIM domains protein 2-like: MSAERFDCHYCKISLLGKQYILREETQYCTKCYENLFANCCEDCGKLIGCNCKDLSYKDRHWHEQCFKCARCSKALVEKLFAAKDERLLCTDCYSHEYSSKCFTCKKTIMPGSRKMEYKGNSWHETCFLCHRCQQPIGTKSFIPKDNGYFCVPCFEKQFAYQCNSCKKAITAGGVTYHDKPWHRECFLCIGCKKQLAGQRFTSRDEFSYCLDCFSSLYAKKCVGCTKPITSLGGVKYISFEERQWHTECFTCMKCSVSLVGRGFLTHRDDTLCTDCGREK, encoded by the exons ATGAGTGCTGAGCGTTTTGACTGTCACTATTGCAAGATCTCTCTACTGGGCAAACAATATATCTTAAGAGAGGAAACCCAGTACTGCACCAAGTGCTATGAAAACCTGTTTGCCAACTGCTGTGAAGACTGTGGGAAGCTTATTGGGTGCAACTGCAAG GATCTGTCATACAAGGACCGCCACTGGCACGAACAGTGCTTCAAGTGTGCTCGATGCAGCAAGGCTTTAGTGGAAAAGCTTTTTGCTGCCAAGGATGAGCGCCTTCTCTGCACAGATTGCTATTCTCACGAGTACTCCTCCAAATGCTTTACCTGCAAGAAAACCATCATGCCAG GTTCCCGCAAAATGGAGTACAAGGGAAATTCTTGGCACGAAACCTGCTTCTTATGTCATCGCTGTCAGCAGCCAATAGGAACCAAGTCTTTTATTCCGAAAGATAATGGTTACTTTTGTGTGCCATGTTTTGAGAAGCAGTTTGCTTACCAGTGCAACTCCTGTAAAAAA gccatAACAGCTGGTGGGGTGACTTACCATGACAAGCCCTGGCACAGGGAGTGCTTCCTGTGCATTGGGTGTAAGAAGCAGCTGGCAGGGCAGCGCTTCACCTCCAGAGATGAGTTTTCTTACTGCCTGGATTGCTTCAGCAGCCTCTATGCAAAGAAGTGTGTGGGCTGCACCAAGCCCATCACAA GCCTGGGTGGGGTGAAGTACATCTCATTTGAAGAGCGGCAGTGGCACACTGAGTGCTTCACCTGTATGAAGTGCTCCGTGTCTCTGGTTGGACGAGGATTCCTCACGCACCGGGATGATACCCTGTGTACAGATTGCGGACGAGAGAAATAG